A part of Diachasmimorpha longicaudata isolate KC_UGA_2023 chromosome 11, iyDiaLong2, whole genome shotgun sequence genomic DNA contains:
- the LOC135167416 gene encoding uncharacterized protein LOC135167416 encodes METSPKKVEGKKKRKNGSHWKECMRSCVLLIDRKHQGSSLSSPTVIPGAYKAPGLPGHRGDVVVDLKTLVLSNQRASGRMSRLKCGSFALIVVVMLVNSIVGVPTPSVNATSDKPEARSRPKFVEIQLPVKLTSMDELFTWVKTAMQNMASKIDVTLAGNRSEGKKGVKRVDKVNDKTTRVHEKPTKGDDKTRTGGGEPSASPRIANVGYDSVSSWSKTGNEIIAPLLHAGAFLPLFFGEGYADKFRAGEYEKYAYDVGVATPGEKTVKFKPRGVDSQGSTTGGGRNTSGTAEPSPEAAATGRVVNGGGNHRQGVPFSIPFEAVITITREHEVGTKGLENGTVSGASSNVLSGGAVTPVPQQSRDCNHSAPSIYFQPRPQELGGAEDLRGEGPEVYPGGDRRPGGRERVEVPKRNSNSRNKDNSRRRLVTLGDLLKSIGLIRKSNKSSKLQEAATVTSTARRPPKKSRDDPFRRPAFHFEDELPQRPTRNESSQRQEFDDSDEEAGGSLGSVAELVPLALPILEGLSDPESEDDLIEVIQAAVPILQGLSEGDDDEGGGVNDLIAMIVPVIIRIINGKDGQGIDLAALFGPIFSLLAPFIGPVLAPIIGPLIRTISNPPTEGSSLGALITAIAGPLSAPQEPSGMSPLSIVIAGTTAALLRELKLGAPGGSDVGALVGSILSGVLAGTSAGLSGGSSGGTESASPAPYGAPVSASTINVGFPGRPSPGPPLNQFSNQPSHAEGTVHIGSTVRPSYTTIRPTYPYPHYQATVATPTRLPSPRPLVQHHSGPVTAATGQDSYLPTGTAVPASSVNPLALLGNSVKDILGAGIQVVTSLINAVFGIIGASSADPPAPTYGAPSGYGHASG; translated from the exons ATGGAAACTAGTCCAAAGAAagtcgaaggaaaaaaaaaacgtaagaaCGGAAGTCACTGGAAAGAATGCATGCGTTCATGCGTACTATTGATTGATAGGAAGCACCAAGGATCCTCATTATCCTCACCGACGGTAATCCCGGGAGCATATAAAGCCCCTGGGCTTCCTGGTCATCGAGGAGACGTCGTAGTCGACCTCAAGACACTTGTGCTATCAAACCAAAGAGCCTCGGGAAGAATGTCGCGATTAAAGTGCGGGAGTTTCGCTTTGATTGTCGTCGTGATGTTGGTGAATTCGATCGTCGGGGTGCCGACACCATCGGTCAATGCCACCAGTGATAAACCAGAGGCCAGATCGCGGCCGAAGTTCGTGGAGATTCAGCTGCCGGTGAAGCTCACATCGATGGACGAGCTCTTCACGTGGGTGAAGACGGCGATGCAGAATATGGCGTCGAAGATCGACGTGACGCTCGCGGGAAACCGGTCCGAGGGTAAAAAGGGGGTAAAAAGGGTGGATAAGGTGAATGATAAGACGACGAGGGTTCACGAGAAGCCGACGAAGGGGGATGACAAGACGAGAACCGGCGGTGGCGAACCGTCCGCATCTCCCAGGATTGCTAACGTGGGGTACGATAGTGTCAGCTCCTGGTCGAAGACaggaaatgaaattatcgCACCCCTGCTTCACGCAGGGGCTTTCCTTCCCCTGTTCTTTGGCGAAGGGTATGCGGACAAGTTCAGGGCGGGTGAATACGAGAAATACGCGTATGACGTGGGGGTCGCAACCCCTGGGGAGAAGACAGTCAAGTTTAAGCCGCGAGGGGTTGACTCGCAGGGTTCGACGACTGGGGGCGGACGGAACACCTCGGGGACTGCGGAGCCTTCGCCGGAAGCTGCGGCGACGGGGAGGGTCGTCAATGGGGGTGGAAATCATCGACAGGGCGTTCCTTTTTCCATCCCCTTTGAAGCTGTCATCACGATCACGCGGGAGCATGAGGTAGGGACAAAGGGACTGGAGAATGGGACTGTGTCGGGGGCGAGTTCGAATGTCCTGTCAGGGGGTGCAGTCACACCGGTGCCGCAGCAGAGCAGGGACTGCAACCACTCAGCGCCTAGTATTTATTTCCAGCCAAGACCACAGGAGCTGGGGGGTGCGGAGGATCTCCGGGGGGAGGGCCCTGAGGTCTACCCAGGGGGAGACAGGAGGCCCGGAGGAAGGGAGAGGGTGGAGGTCCCTAAACGGAATAGTAACAGCAGGAACAA ggACAACTCTAGGAGGCGTCTGGTGACTCTGGGTGATCTTCTGAAGTCCATAGGTCTCATCAGGAAGTCCAACAAGAGCAGCAAACTCCAAGAAGCTGCCACCGTCACCTCAACCGCGCGAagacccccaaaaaaatcacgcGATGATCCCTTTCGTCGTCCTGCATTTCACTTTGAGGAT gAGTTGCCACAGCGACCTACTAGGAATGAGAGCTCACAGAGACAGGAATTTGATGATAGCGATGAAGAGGCG GGAGGATCGCTAGGGTCTGTAGCAGAACTCGTACCCCTGGCTCTTCCCATTTTGGAAGGTTTGAGCGAT CCAGAATCAGAAGATGATCTTATCGAAGTTATTCAGGCAGCGGTTCCAATCCTTCAAGGTTTATCAGAG ggaGATGACGACGAAGGGGGCGGGGTCAACGATCTCATCGCGATGATTGTGCCGGTGATAATCAGGATAATTAAC GGCAAAGACGGTCAAGGCATTGACCTGGCAGCGCTGTTCGGGCCTATTTTCAGCCTCCTCGCGCCGTTTATTGGGCCCGTCCTGGCCCCTATCATCGGCCCATTGATCCGCACGATTAGTAAC CCACCGACGGAGGGATCATCTCTGGGTGCATTAATCACAGCTATTGCAGGACCACTCAGTGCG CCTCAGGAACCCAGCGGGATGTCACCACTGTCGATTGTAATTGCAGGAACTACGGCAGCACTGTTGAGA GAGTTGAAGCTTGGGGCACCTGGGGGATCAGACGTGGGGGCCCTTGTCGGGTCAATCTTATCCGGAGTTTTAGCAGGAACTAGTGCTGGACTCAGTGGAGGGTCCTCCGGAGGTACTGAGAGCGCGTCTCCTGCTCCCTATGGG GCGCCAGTATCTGCCTCAACGATAAATGTGGGTTTCCCAGGCCGGCCATCACCAGGTCCACCACTTAATCAATTTAGC AATCAACCGAGTCATGCTGAGGGTACCGTCCACATAGGATCAACGGTTAGACCGTCTTATACGACAATTAGGCCGACTTATCCTTATCCCCATTATCAGGCGACTGTGGCAACCCCGACGAGACTGCCATCACCACGACCACTCGTGCAACATCATTCG GGACCTGTTACAGCAGCTACGGGACAAGACAGTTATCTGCCCACCGGGACT GCTGTTCCTGCCTCGTCAGTAAACCCTCTGGCCCTCCTGGGGAATTCAGTGAAGGACATTCTTGGTGCAGGAATTCAAGTGGTCACATCCCTGATAAACGCTGTGTTCGGGATTATCGGAGCTTCCTCGGCAGATCCGCCAGCCCCGACATACGGAGCCCCGTCGGGCTACGGTCACGCGTCCGGCTGA